A portion of the bacterium genome contains these proteins:
- a CDS encoding GlxA family transcriptional regulator produces MAPRSRSRHVAVVAYPGVHMLDVAGPLEVFAAATRLLGPGAATPYRVEILAGRPGPVATQSGLRLVADRAWRAVREPLDTLLVAGGAGTEAAMADVALLAWLRRMAPRVRRLGSVCSGSFVLAEAGLLDGRRATTHWAWCEALAARHPRVRVERDPIFVRDGDVWTSAGVTAGMDLALALVEDDAGREVALAVARQMVLFLQRPGGQSQFSAALAAQAAERPSLRDLQAWITGHPGSELSVAALARRSAMSPRNFARAFRREVGLTPGRFVEAVRVEAARRRLEETADGVEEIAAACGFGTAESMRRAFLRTVHVSPSQYRSRFRLRATG; encoded by the coding sequence ATGGCGCCCCGCAGCCGCAGCCGTCACGTCGCCGTGGTCGCGTATCCGGGCGTCCACATGCTCGACGTGGCCGGCCCGCTCGAGGTGTTCGCGGCCGCCACGCGGCTGCTCGGGCCGGGCGCGGCGACGCCGTACCGGGTGGAGATCCTCGCCGGGCGGCCGGGCCCGGTCGCGACCCAGTCGGGGCTCCGGCTCGTCGCCGATCGTGCCTGGCGTGCGGTGCGCGAGCCGCTCGACACGCTCCTCGTCGCCGGCGGTGCGGGCACCGAGGCGGCGATGGCCGACGTCGCACTGCTCGCCTGGCTGCGCCGGATGGCGCCGCGGGTGCGCCGGCTGGGCTCGGTATGCTCGGGCAGCTTCGTCCTCGCCGAGGCGGGCCTGCTCGACGGGCGGCGTGCGACCACGCATTGGGCATGGTGCGAGGCGCTCGCCGCCCGCCACCCGCGGGTGCGCGTCGAGCGCGACCCCATCTTCGTGCGCGACGGCGACGTGTGGACGTCGGCCGGCGTCACCGCGGGCATGGACCTCGCGCTGGCGTTGGTCGAGGACGACGCGGGGCGCGAGGTGGCGCTCGCCGTGGCCCGCCAGATGGTGCTCTTCCTCCAGCGTCCCGGCGGCCAGTCGCAGTTCAGCGCGGCGCTCGCCGCCCAGGCGGCGGAACGCCCGTCGCTGCGCGACCTGCAGGCGTGGATCACCGGCCATCCCGGCAGCGAGCTGTCCGTGGCGGCGCTGGCGCGGCGCTCGGCCATGAGCCCGCGCAACTTCGCCCGCGCCTTCCGGCGCGAGGTCGGCCTCACGCCCGGGCGCTTCGTCGAGGCGGTGCGCGTCGAGGCGGCGCGCCGCCGGCTCGAGGAGACCGCGGACGGCGTCGAGGAGATCGCCGCTGCCTGCGGCTTCGGCACCGCCGAGTCGATGCGGCGCGCCTTCCTGCGCACGGTGCACGTCTCGCCGAGCCAGTACCGCAGCCGCTTCCGCCTGCGCGCGACCGGGTGA
- a CDS encoding homoserine dehydrogenase, giving the protein MARPLRVGLIGFGTIGAGVVKVLRAHRQEIAARAGRPIELVRIADLDVKTDRGVRLRKGVLSADAAGLLADPTLDVVVELIGGYEPARRFVLEAIRRGKDVVTANKALLAVHGEEIVAAAETAGVSLGFEASVGGGIPILRTLKEGLAGDRTTAVHGIVNGTCNHILTTMTREGRGFDDVLREAQAMGLAEANPATDIDGIDSAHKLALLTTLAFGVRPRSADIPTEGIRHVDAVDIAFARELGYTIKLLAIAKDHGDRIEARVHPTMIPNGHLLADVGGNFNALFVHGAALGPTMYYGQGAGSLPTATAVVADLMAVARDRAVGAAVRVPPWGMPQKALRAARVLPLAALESEYYLRVMALDRPGVLGRVAGVLGRFDISIAAVIQRERRAGTTVPVVIRTHRAKERNLARALGRIGRMADVRGRPVSIRIEEQLG; this is encoded by the coding sequence ATGGCACGACCGCTTCGGGTCGGGCTGATCGGCTTCGGCACGATCGGCGCCGGCGTCGTCAAGGTACTGCGCGCACATCGCCAGGAGATCGCGGCCCGCGCCGGGCGGCCCATCGAGCTCGTGCGCATCGCCGATCTCGACGTGAAGACCGACCGCGGCGTGCGGCTCCGGAAGGGCGTGCTCTCGGCCGACGCCGCGGGCCTCCTCGCCGACCCCACGCTCGACGTCGTCGTCGAGCTGATCGGCGGCTACGAGCCGGCGCGGAGGTTCGTGCTCGAGGCGATCCGGCGCGGCAAGGACGTGGTCACCGCCAACAAGGCGCTGCTGGCGGTGCACGGCGAGGAGATCGTGGCCGCGGCGGAGACGGCCGGGGTGTCGCTCGGCTTCGAGGCCAGCGTCGGCGGCGGCATCCCCATCCTGCGTACGCTGAAGGAGGGGCTCGCGGGCGACCGCACGACGGCCGTCCACGGCATCGTCAACGGCACCTGCAACCACATCCTCACGACCATGACGCGCGAGGGCCGCGGCTTCGACGACGTCCTGCGCGAGGCGCAGGCGATGGGCCTCGCCGAGGCCAACCCCGCCACCGACATCGACGGCATCGATTCCGCCCACAAGCTGGCGCTGCTGACGACGCTGGCGTTCGGCGTGCGCCCGCGCTCCGCCGACATCCCGACCGAGGGCATCCGCCACGTCGACGCCGTCGACATCGCCTTCGCCAGGGAGCTCGGCTACACCATCAAGCTCCTCGCCATCGCCAAGGACCACGGCGACCGCATCGAGGCACGGGTCCACCCGACGATGATCCCGAACGGCCATCTCCTGGCCGACGTCGGCGGCAACTTCAACGCGCTCTTCGTCCACGGCGCCGCGCTCGGCCCGACGATGTACTACGGTCAGGGCGCCGGCTCGTTGCCGACGGCCACCGCGGTGGTCGCCGACCTCATGGCCGTGGCCCGCGACCGCGCCGTCGGCGCGGCGGTGCGGGTGCCGCCCTGGGGCATGCCGCAGAAGGCGCTGCGCGCCGCCCGGGTGCTGCCGCTCGCCGCCCTCGAGAGCGAGTACTACCTTCGGGTCATGGCCCTCGATCGCCCGGGCGTCCTCGGACGCGTTGCTGGAGTCCTGGGGCGATTCGATATTAGTATCGCCGCCGTGATCCAGCGGGAGCGGCGCGCGGGGACGACCGTGCCGGTCGTCATCCGGACGCACCGGGCGAAGGAGCGCAACCTCGCGCGGGCGCTCGGCCGGATCGGGCGGATGGCGGACGTGCGCGGGCGGCCGGTGTCGATCCGCATCGAGGAGCAGCTGGGATGA
- a CDS encoding threonine synthase has translation MSARGGWGGLIAHYRKHLPIQPQDRVVTLNEGNTPLVRADRLAAAIAPGIELWLKCEGQNPTGSFKDRGMTVAVTRALAEGAEAIICASTGNTSASAAAYAARAGIRAYVVVPHGKIALGKLSQAVMHGARVVQIEGNFDHALSMVRDVKERYPTRLALVNSVNPDRIQGQKTAAFEICDALGRAPDYHLLPVGNAGNITAYWKGYGEYHAAGTIPARPKMFGFEAAGAAPLVHGRVVPEPRTIATAIRIGNPASWDGAIAARDESGGAIEAVEDEDILSAYRLLARTEGVFAEPASAISVAGALRLGTRGQLRPGDVVVCTLTGHGLKDPDTAIANSEPALSIPADLSRLAAVLELD, from the coding sequence ATGAGCGCGCGCGGCGGCTGGGGCGGTCTCATCGCGCACTACCGGAAGCACCTGCCGATCCAGCCGCAGGACCGGGTGGTGACGCTGAACGAGGGCAACACGCCGCTCGTGCGCGCCGATCGCCTCGCCGCCGCCATCGCCCCGGGCATCGAGCTGTGGCTCAAGTGCGAGGGGCAGAACCCGACCGGCTCGTTCAAGGACCGCGGCATGACGGTCGCCGTCACCCGCGCTCTCGCCGAAGGCGCCGAGGCGATCATCTGCGCCTCGACCGGGAACACGTCGGCCTCCGCCGCGGCATACGCGGCCCGCGCCGGCATCCGCGCCTACGTCGTCGTGCCGCACGGCAAGATCGCCCTGGGGAAGCTCTCGCAGGCGGTCATGCACGGCGCCCGCGTGGTGCAGATCGAAGGCAACTTCGATCACGCCCTCAGCATGGTCCGCGACGTGAAGGAGCGCTATCCGACCCGGCTCGCGCTGGTGAACTCGGTCAACCCGGACCGCATCCAGGGCCAGAAGACGGCCGCGTTCGAGATATGCGACGCCCTCGGCCGCGCACCCGACTATCACCTGTTACCGGTGGGCAACGCGGGCAACATCACGGCGTACTGGAAGGGCTACGGCGAGTATCACGCCGCCGGCACGATCCCGGCGCGGCCGAAGATGTTCGGCTTCGAGGCCGCGGGCGCTGCGCCGCTGGTGCACGGGCGGGTGGTGCCCGAGCCGCGCACGATCGCGACCGCGATCCGCATCGGCAATCCCGCCAGCTGGGACGGCGCCATCGCCGCGCGCGACGAGTCCGGCGGTGCCATCGAGGCGGTCGAGGACGAGGACATCCTGTCCGCCTACCGTCTCCTGGCGCGCACCGAGGGCGTGTTCGCGGAGCCGGCCTCGGCGATCAGCGTCGCGGGCGCGCTGCGCCTCGGCACCCGCGGCCAGCTGCGCCCCGGCGACGTGGTCGTCTGCACCCTGACGGGCCACGGCCTGAAGGACCCGGACACCGCCATCGCCAACTCGGAGCCGGCGCTGTCGATCCCCGCGGATCTGTCGCGCCTCGCGGCCGTGCTGGAGCTCGACTAG
- the alaC gene encoding alanine transaminase has protein sequence MDFPRIKRLPPYVFNVIGDLKQAARRAGEDVIDLSMGNPDGPTPPHIVQSLVESAQKPPNHRYSVSRGIFKLRVAICDWYRRRYGVELDPDREAIVTIGSKEGIGHLALAMLGPGDVVFVPSPTYPIHQYSVIIAGGDLRSIPLLPGTDFMASLQEAVRTTWPKPKLLILNFPANPTTAVVDLDFFRGIVDFAREHECLVVHDLAYADLCFDGYQAPSFMQVPGAREVGVEFFTLSKSYNMPGWRIGFAVGHPEIIAALARIKSYLDYGTFQPLQIAATHALNGPQHYVEEICEVYRKRRDVLCEGLQRVGWDVPKPKATMFVWARIPEGFRAMGSLEFAKFLLREAKVAVSPGIGFGDYGDEYVRLALIENEHRTRQAVRGIKRALSLGSGAVAQVG, from the coding sequence ATGGACTTCCCACGCATCAAACGACTCCCGCCCTACGTCTTCAACGTCATCGGCGATCTCAAGCAGGCCGCCCGGCGCGCCGGCGAGGACGTGATCGACCTGTCGATGGGGAATCCGGACGGGCCGACGCCGCCGCACATCGTCCAGAGCCTCGTCGAGTCGGCGCAGAAGCCGCCGAACCACCGCTATTCCGTGTCGCGCGGCATCTTCAAGCTGCGGGTCGCGATCTGCGACTGGTATCGGCGGCGCTACGGCGTCGAGCTCGATCCCGACCGCGAGGCGATCGTCACCATCGGCTCGAAGGAGGGCATCGGGCACCTGGCGCTCGCCATGCTCGGCCCCGGCGACGTCGTCTTCGTGCCGAGCCCGACCTACCCGATCCACCAGTACTCGGTGATCATCGCGGGCGGCGACCTGCGCTCGATCCCGCTGCTGCCGGGCACCGACTTCATGGCCTCGCTGCAGGAGGCGGTGCGCACGACGTGGCCGAAGCCGAAGCTCCTCATCCTGAACTTCCCGGCCAACCCGACCACTGCCGTCGTCGACCTCGACTTCTTCCGCGGCATCGTCGACTTCGCGCGCGAGCACGAGTGCCTCGTCGTCCACGACCTCGCCTACGCCGACCTCTGCTTCGACGGCTACCAGGCGCCGTCGTTCATGCAGGTGCCGGGCGCGCGCGAGGTGGGCGTCGAGTTCTTCACGCTCTCGAAGAGCTACAATATGCCGGGCTGGCGCATCGGCTTCGCCGTCGGCCATCCCGAGATCATCGCGGCGCTCGCCCGCATCAAGAGCTACCTCGACTACGGCACGTTCCAGCCGCTGCAGATCGCGGCGACGCACGCGCTGAACGGCCCGCAGCACTACGTCGAGGAGATCTGCGAGGTCTACCGCAAACGGCGCGACGTGCTCTGCGAGGGACTCCAGCGCGTCGGCTGGGACGTTCCCAAGCCGAAGGCGACGATGTTCGTCTGGGCCCGCATCCCGGAGGGGTTCCGGGCCATGGGCTCGCTCGAGTTCGCGAAGTTCCTCCTGCGGGAAGCGAAGGTCGCGGTGTCGCCCGGCATCGGCTTCGGCGACTACGGCGACGAGTACGTGCGTCTCGCCCTGATCGAGAACGAGCATCGCACGCGGCAGGCGGTGCGCGGGATCAAGCGGGCGCTCTCGCTCGGCAGCGGTGCGGTGGCCCAGGTCGGCTGA
- a CDS encoding dienelactone hydrolase family protein has translation MSTDVTGKDVQWSHDGTLLRGYLASPPGGDPRPGLVLVPDVRGLGEHYRDVARRFAAEGFRTLALDIYSREGAPDLGDMDAVQRWIRRLPDRRVLGDVRAARDWLAAQPGTGPRLGVTGFCLGGQYTLMAACTLPDLSAAVSWYGMLRYAETDEVKPESPLAMAPRLACPYLGLFGDEDALIPVADVEELRATLAANGKRFEIVRYPGAGHAFFNDTRPDAYRPEASRDGFRRATAFLRTHLAVGGRRRAPLR, from the coding sequence ATGAGCACCGACGTCACCGGCAAGGACGTGCAGTGGTCGCACGACGGCACGCTGCTGCGCGGGTACCTGGCGTCGCCGCCGGGCGGCGATCCGCGCCCCGGCCTCGTCCTCGTTCCGGACGTGCGGGGGCTCGGCGAGCACTACCGCGACGTCGCCCGGCGTTTCGCGGCCGAGGGCTTCCGCACGCTCGCGCTCGACATCTACAGCCGCGAGGGTGCGCCCGACCTCGGGGACATGGACGCCGTGCAGCGCTGGATCCGCCGGCTGCCCGATCGGCGCGTGCTCGGCGACGTGCGTGCGGCGCGCGACTGGCTCGCGGCGCAGCCGGGCACGGGGCCGCGGCTCGGCGTCACCGGCTTCTGCCTGGGCGGCCAGTACACCCTCATGGCGGCGTGCACGCTGCCGGACCTCTCGGCGGCGGTGTCGTGGTACGGCATGCTGCGCTACGCCGAGACCGACGAGGTGAAGCCGGAGAGCCCGCTCGCGATGGCGCCGCGCCTCGCCTGTCCCTACCTCGGCCTCTTCGGAGACGAGGACGCCCTGATCCCGGTCGCCGACGTCGAGGAGCTGCGTGCGACGCTCGCCGCGAACGGCAAGCGGTTCGAGATCGTGCGCTATCCCGGCGCGGGGCACGCGTTCTTCAACGACACGCGGCCGGACGCCTACCGCCCCGAGGCGTCCCGCGACGGATTCCGCCGCGCGACGGCCTTCTTGCGTACGCACCTCGCGGTCGGCGGTCGACGGCGCGCACCGCTCCGGTAG
- the glpX gene encoding class II fructose-bisphosphatase codes for MERNLAMDVVRVTEAAALASARLMGRGDDVAADTAAVEAMRKAFDAIAIDGTVVIGEGPEDAIPMLYVGEHVGTGQGPAADVALDAIEGATICATGAYNAVSAIAIADSGSLLRVPDTYMDKIACGPEGKGVVDLDKTPTQNLQALADAKGVYVEDVTVVILDRPRHAKLIEEVRRAGARIKLISDGDVSAALATTKPEAGIDIMMGVGRAPQGIVAAAALRCLNGEMQARIKPRNEFEAGQCRALGLFDLQRKYSLEHLASGSVMFAATGVTPGDYLAGVRYVKGGAVTNSVVMRSGTGTVRMIQAHHRFDREPVY; via the coding sequence ATGGAGCGCAACCTGGCGATGGACGTCGTGCGCGTGACCGAAGCGGCGGCGCTCGCTTCGGCGCGCCTCATGGGACGCGGCGACGACGTCGCCGCGGACACCGCCGCGGTCGAGGCCATGCGCAAGGCCTTCGACGCGATCGCCATCGACGGCACCGTCGTCATCGGCGAGGGGCCGGAGGACGCCATCCCGATGCTCTACGTCGGCGAGCACGTCGGCACCGGACAGGGTCCGGCCGCCGACGTGGCGCTCGACGCCATCGAGGGCGCGACCATCTGCGCCACCGGCGCGTACAACGCCGTCTCGGCGATCGCGATCGCCGACTCGGGCTCGCTGCTGCGCGTGCCCGACACCTACATGGACAAGATCGCCTGCGGCCCGGAGGGCAAGGGCGTCGTCGACCTCGACAAGACGCCGACGCAGAACCTCCAGGCGCTCGCCGACGCGAAGGGCGTCTACGTCGAGGACGTCACGGTCGTGATCCTCGACCGGCCGCGCCACGCGAAGCTGATCGAAGAGGTGCGCCGTGCCGGGGCGCGCATCAAGCTGATCAGCGACGGCGACGTCTCCGCGGCGCTCGCCACCACCAAGCCCGAGGCGGGCATCGACATCATGATGGGCGTCGGGCGCGCGCCGCAGGGTATCGTCGCCGCCGCGGCCCTGCGCTGCCTGAACGGCGAGATGCAGGCGCGCATCAAGCCGCGCAACGAGTTCGAGGCCGGACAGTGCCGCGCGCTCGGGCTCTTCGATCTCCAGCGCAAGTACTCGCTCGAGCATCTGGCGTCGGGCTCGGTGATGTTCGCCGCCACCGGCGTCACCCCGGGCGACTACCTCGCCGGCGTGCGCTACGTGAAGGGCGGGGCGGTCACGAACTCGGTCGTGATGCGCTCCGGCACCGGCACGGTGCGCATGATCCAGGCCCATCACCGCTTCGACCGCGAGCCGGTGTACTGA
- a CDS encoding DJ-1/PfpI family protein, which yields MDRLRVGILLFPEVEVLDFCGPFEVFSVVRLDEARRREEPSPFDVRLVAWEAGPVRAAGGLRVVPDVTCAACPPLDVLVVPGGWGTRAAIHDRGLVEWIAERAAGVRTLAAVCTGAMLLGHAGLLRGRRATTHWRSLDWMAESFPETTVVRELHVVEDGDVVTSAGISAGIDLALRVVARWHGEAIARAAARHMEYPYPEDLRRRV from the coding sequence ATGGACCGCCTGCGCGTCGGCATCCTGCTCTTTCCCGAGGTCGAGGTGCTCGACTTCTGCGGCCCGTTCGAGGTGTTCTCGGTCGTCCGCCTCGACGAGGCGCGCCGCCGCGAGGAGCCGTCGCCGTTCGACGTCCGCCTGGTGGCGTGGGAGGCCGGTCCGGTGCGCGCGGCCGGCGGGCTGCGCGTCGTCCCCGACGTCACCTGCGCCGCGTGTCCACCGCTCGACGTGCTGGTGGTGCCCGGCGGCTGGGGCACGCGCGCGGCGATCCACGACCGCGGGCTCGTCGAGTGGATCGCCGAGCGGGCGGCGGGCGTGCGCACGCTCGCCGCCGTGTGCACCGGCGCGATGCTGCTCGGACACGCGGGACTGCTGCGCGGCCGGCGCGCGACCACGCACTGGCGCTCGCTCGACTGGATGGCGGAGTCGTTCCCCGAGACCACGGTCGTGCGCGAGCTGCACGTCGTCGAGGACGGCGACGTGGTGACGTCGGCGGGCATCTCCGCGGGCATCGATCTGGCGCTGCGCGTGGTTGCGCGCTGGCACGGCGAAGCGATCGCGCGCGCCGCCGCACGGCACATGGAGTACCCGTATCCGGAGGACCTCCGCCGCCGCGTCTGA
- a CDS encoding cofactor-independent phosphoglycerate mutase, which produces MTMKCVVVQGDGMGDEPIADLGGKTPLEVARTPHLDRIASRGILGLTRTIPRGVAPEGEAGTLAVLGYDPARHRVGLAPLEAVSLGVELGREDVAFRLNLVTVGTNDEGVEVMRDYAGGHPPTPEAHLLVADLAEAIGGDGIEVYPGVGYRHLLVWRGGEAGMRTLPPHPLADKPIAAALPSGPGAERLHGLMRRAADLFAGHPVCTARRARGEGAPTGIWLWGHGTRPVLPPLRTRFGVQGSVVAAVDLVRGLGMLAGLRVVDVPGATGYLDTNYRGKAEHALAALDDRDFVFVHVGAPDEGGHLGDAAQKVAAIERIDEDVVAPLLEGLRARGGDWRLLVTTDHPTPCALRVHTAEPVPFAVAHARDDERGRSVKRAFHERDARELGIFLPEGHGLLERLLRP; this is translated from the coding sequence ATGACGATGAAGTGCGTGGTGGTGCAGGGCGATGGCATGGGCGACGAGCCCATCGCCGACCTCGGCGGCAAGACCCCGCTCGAGGTCGCCAGGACGCCGCACCTCGACCGCATCGCGAGCCGCGGCATCCTCGGCCTCACGCGTACGATCCCGCGCGGTGTCGCCCCCGAGGGCGAGGCGGGCACGCTCGCGGTCCTCGGCTACGACCCGGCCCGTCACCGCGTCGGGCTGGCTCCGCTCGAGGCCGTGAGCCTCGGCGTCGAGCTCGGACGCGAGGACGTCGCGTTCCGCCTGAACCTGGTCACGGTCGGGACGAACGACGAGGGCGTCGAGGTGATGCGCGATTACGCCGGCGGCCATCCGCCGACGCCCGAGGCACATCTCCTGGTCGCCGACCTCGCCGAGGCCATCGGCGGCGACGGCATCGAGGTGTATCCGGGCGTCGGCTACCGCCACCTCCTCGTGTGGCGGGGCGGCGAGGCCGGCATGCGCACGCTGCCGCCGCATCCGCTCGCCGACAAGCCGATCGCCGCGGCGCTGCCGAGCGGGCCCGGCGCCGAGCGCCTGCACGGCCTGATGCGCCGCGCGGCCGACCTGTTCGCGGGCCATCCGGTGTGCACGGCGCGCCGGGCGCGGGGAGAAGGGGCGCCGACCGGCATCTGGCTCTGGGGCCACGGGACCCGGCCCGTCCTGCCGCCCCTGCGGACGCGCTTCGGGGTGCAGGGGAGCGTCGTCGCCGCCGTGGATCTCGTGCGCGGCCTCGGCATGCTGGCCGGGCTGCGCGTGGTCGACGTGCCCGGCGCGACCGGCTACCTCGACACCAACTATCGCGGTAAGGCGGAGCATGCCCTGGCGGCGCTCGACGACCGCGACTTCGTGTTCGTGCACGTGGGCGCCCCCGACGAAGGCGGTCACCTCGGCGACGCCGCGCAGAAGGTCGCCGCCATCGAGCGCATCGACGAGGACGTCGTCGCGCCGCTGCTCGAGGGGCTGCGGGCCCGCGGCGGCGACTGGCGGCTGCTCGTCACCACCGACCATCCGACGCCGTGCGCGCTGCGCGTCCACACCGCCGAGCCGGTGCCCTTCGCCGTCGCCCATGCGCGCGACGACGAGCGCGGACGCAGCGTGAAGCGCGCGTTCCACGAGCGCGACGCGCGCGAGCTCGGCATCTTCCTGCCCGAGGGCCACGGCCTGCTCGAGCGCCTGCTGCGTCCCTAG